In one Dermatophagoides farinae isolate YC_2012a chromosome 4, ASM2471394v1, whole genome shotgun sequence genomic region, the following are encoded:
- the LOC124500380 gene encoding uncharacterized protein LOC124500380 isoform X1 codes for MLRFAVISSTLVAICFAYGGGGGGGGYGGGGGGAVMMVSSAGYGMSGGGGGYSGGGGNFNTNRAKFIPFLTGIKTLLNNKGGGGGYGGGGMGGGGGGYGMGGGGYGGGGGGGGGYGGGGGGMGGGGGGGGGGPQVIKGAIQSRQTFEVRPVPIQVSQGTPRIVEFDGGSAPLKLHFKSAGGKIQIMQSNMGGYGNEPEYTQSEEEPQRLIHEVKKPIIQEVREIIIPYRKVVQEVRPAKEEVKTIVSQGQGGGYGGGGGGGGGGGYGGSSGGGGGYGGSSGGGGGYGGSSGGGGGYGGSSGGGYSGGGGGGSGGYGGSSGGGGGGYSMGGGGGGGYSSGGGGGGGSY; via the exons ATGTTGCGA TTCGCTGTGATATCATCCACATTAGTGGCTATTTGTTTCGCTtacggtggtggtggtggtg GGGGTGGTTATGGCGGTGGCGGTGGGGGTGCCGTCATGATGGTTAGCTCGGCCGGATATGGGATGAgcggtggtggcggtggatacagcggtggtggtggtaatttTAATACAAATAGAGCTAAATTTATACCATTTCTAACCGGTATTAAAACTTTACTTAATAATAAAgggggtggtggtggatacGGTGGAGGAGGCATGGGTGGCGGCGGCGGCGGCTATGGAATGGGCGGTGGTGGATATG gtggtggtggtggtggtggtggtggttatggtggtggtggtggtggtatgggtggtggtggtggtggcggcggCGGTGGTCCACAAGTCATCAAAGGTGCCATCCAATCACGTCAAACTTTCGAAGTTCGACCAGTGCCAATTCAAGTTAGCCAAGGTACCCCACGTATCGTCGAATTCGATGGAGGTTCAGCTCCATTGAAATTGCATTTCAAATCAGCTGGAGGTAAAATCCAAATCATGCAATCAAATATGGGTGGTTACGGAAATGAACCTGAATATACTCAGTCTGAAGAAGAACCACAACGATTGATCCACGAAGTTAAAAAACCAATTATTCAG GAAGTACgagaaatcatcattccataCCGAAAAGTCGTGCAAGAAGTTCGACCTGCCAAAGAGGAAGTCAAAACTATCGTCAGTCAAGGTCAAGGAGGAGGTtatggcggtggtggtggcggcggCGGCGGCGGTGGTTATGGTGGCTCTTCCGGCGGCGGTGGTGGTTATGGCGGCTCGtccggtggtggtggtggttatggTGGCTCTtctggcggtggtggtggttatggTGGCTCTTCtggaggtg GttatagtggtggtggtggcggcggAAGTGGCGGTTATGGCGGCTCTTccggcggtggtggtggtggatacAGCATGggcggcggtggtggtggtg GTtatagtagtggtggtggtggtggtggcggttcTTATTAA
- the LOC124500380 gene encoding uncharacterized protein LOC124500380 isoform X2 yields the protein MLRFAVISSTLVAICFAYGGGGGGGGYGGGGGGAVMMVSSAGYGMSGGGGGYSGGGGGGGGYGGGGMGGGGGGYGMGGGGYGGGGGGGGGYGGGGGGMGGGGGGGGGGPQVIKGAIQSRQTFEVRPVPIQVSQGTPRIVEFDGGSAPLKLHFKSAGGKIQIMQSNMGGYGNEPEYTQSEEEPQRLIHEVKKPIIQEVREIIIPYRKVVQEVRPAKEEVKTIVSQGQGGGYGGGGGGGGGGGYGGSSGGGGGYGGSSGGGGGYGGSSGGGGGYGGSSGGGGGGYSGGGGGGSGGYGGSSGGGGGGYSMGGGGGGGYSSGGGGGGGSY from the exons ATGTTGCGA TTCGCTGTGATATCATCCACATTAGTGGCTATTTGTTTCGCTtacggtggtggtggtggtg GGGGTGGTTATGGCGGTGGCGGTGGGGGTGCCGTCATGATGGTTAGCTCGGCCGGATATGGGATGAgcggtggtggcggtggatacagcggtggtggtg ggggtggtggtggatacGGTGGAGGAGGCATGGGTGGCGGCGGCGGCGGCTATGGAATGGGCGGTGGTGGATATG gtggtggtggtggtggtggtggtggttatggtggtggtggtggtggtatgggtggtggtggtggtggcggcggCGGTGGTCCACAAGTCATCAAAGGTGCCATCCAATCACGTCAAACTTTCGAAGTTCGACCAGTGCCAATTCAAGTTAGCCAAGGTACCCCACGTATCGTCGAATTCGATGGAGGTTCAGCTCCATTGAAATTGCATTTCAAATCAGCTGGAGGTAAAATCCAAATCATGCAATCAAATATGGGTGGTTACGGAAATGAACCTGAATATACTCAGTCTGAAGAAGAACCACAACGATTGATCCACGAAGTTAAAAAACCAATTATTCAG GAAGTACgagaaatcatcattccataCCGAAAAGTCGTGCAAGAAGTTCGACCTGCCAAAGAGGAAGTCAAAACTATCGTCAGTCAAGGTCAAGGAGGAGGTtatggcggtggtggtggcggcggCGGCGGCGGTGGTTATGGTGGCTCTTCCGGCGGCGGTGGTGGTTATGGCGGCTCGtccggtggtggtggtggttatggTGGCTCTtctggcggtggtggtggttatggTGGCTCTTCtggaggtggtggtggtg GttatagtggtggtggtggcggcggAAGTGGCGGTTATGGCGGCTCTTccggcggtggtggtggtggatacAGCATGggcggcggtggtggtggtg GTtatagtagtggtggtggtggtggtggcggttcTTATTAA
- the LOC124500380 gene encoding uncharacterized protein LOC124500380 isoform X3 produces the protein MLRFAVISSTLVAICFAYGGGGGGGGYGGGGGGAVMMVSSAGYGMSGGGGGYSGGGGGGGGYGGGGMGGGGGGYGMGGGGYGGGGGGGGGGYGGGGGGMGGGGGGGGGGPQVIKGAIQSRQTFEVRPVPIQVSQGTPRIVEFDGGSAPLKLHFKSAGGKIQIMQSNMGGYGNEPEYTQSEEEPQRLIHEVKKPIIQEVREIIIPYRKVVQEVRPAKEEVKTIVSQGQGGGYGGGGGGGGGGGYGGSSGGGGGYGGSSGGGGGYGGSSGGGGGYGGSSGGGGGYSGGGGGGSGGYGGSSGGGGGGYSMGGGGGGGYSSGGGGGGGSY, from the exons ATGTTGCGA TTCGCTGTGATATCATCCACATTAGTGGCTATTTGTTTCGCTtacggtggtggtggtggtg GGGGTGGTTATGGCGGTGGCGGTGGGGGTGCCGTCATGATGGTTAGCTCGGCCGGATATGGGATGAgcggtggtggcggtggatacagcggtggtggtg ggggtggtggtggatacGGTGGAGGAGGCATGGGTGGCGGCGGCGGCGGCTATGGAATGGGCGGTGGTGGATATGGT ggtggtggtggtggtggtggtggtggttatggtggtggtggtggtggtatgggtggtggtggtggtggcggcggCGGTGGTCCACAAGTCATCAAAGGTGCCATCCAATCACGTCAAACTTTCGAAGTTCGACCAGTGCCAATTCAAGTTAGCCAAGGTACCCCACGTATCGTCGAATTCGATGGAGGTTCAGCTCCATTGAAATTGCATTTCAAATCAGCTGGAGGTAAAATCCAAATCATGCAATCAAATATGGGTGGTTACGGAAATGAACCTGAATATACTCAGTCTGAAGAAGAACCACAACGATTGATCCACGAAGTTAAAAAACCAATTATTCAG GAAGTACgagaaatcatcattccataCCGAAAAGTCGTGCAAGAAGTTCGACCTGCCAAAGAGGAAGTCAAAACTATCGTCAGTCAAGGTCAAGGAGGAGGTtatggcggtggtggtggcggcggCGGCGGCGGTGGTTATGGTGGCTCTTCCGGCGGCGGTGGTGGTTATGGCGGCTCGtccggtggtggtggtggttatggTGGCTCTtctggcggtggtggtggttatggTGGCTCTTCtggaggtggtggtg GttatagtggtggtggtggcggcggAAGTGGCGGTTATGGCGGCTCTTccggcggtggtggtggtggatacAGCATGggcggcggtggtggtggtg GTtatagtagtggtggtggtggtggtggcggttcTTATTAA
- the LOC124500380 gene encoding uncharacterized protein LOC124500380 isoform X4 — protein MLRFAVISSTLVAICFAYGGGGGGGGYGGGGGGAVMMVSSAGYGMSGGGGGYSGGGGGGGGYGGGGMGGGGGGYGMGGGGYGGGGGGGGGGYGGGGGGMGGGGGGGGGGPQVIKGAIQSRQTFEVRPVPIQVSQGTPRIVEFDGGSAPLKLHFKSAGGKIQIMQSNMGGYGNEPEYTQSEEEPQRLIHEVKKPIIQEVREIIIPYRKVVQEVRPAKEEVKTIVSQGQGGGYGGGGGGGGGGGYGGSSGGGGGYGGSSGGGGGYGGSSGGGGGYGGSSGGGGGGYSGGGGGGSGGYGGSSGGGGGGYSMGGGGGGYSSGGGGGGGSY, from the exons ATGTTGCGA TTCGCTGTGATATCATCCACATTAGTGGCTATTTGTTTCGCTtacggtggtggtggtggtg GGGGTGGTTATGGCGGTGGCGGTGGGGGTGCCGTCATGATGGTTAGCTCGGCCGGATATGGGATGAgcggtggtggcggtggatacagcggtggtggtg ggggtggtggtggatacGGTGGAGGAGGCATGGGTGGCGGCGGCGGCGGCTATGGAATGGGCGGTGGTGGATATGGT ggtggtggtggtggtggtggtggtggttatggtggtggtggtggtggtatgggtggtggtggtggtggcggcggCGGTGGTCCACAAGTCATCAAAGGTGCCATCCAATCACGTCAAACTTTCGAAGTTCGACCAGTGCCAATTCAAGTTAGCCAAGGTACCCCACGTATCGTCGAATTCGATGGAGGTTCAGCTCCATTGAAATTGCATTTCAAATCAGCTGGAGGTAAAATCCAAATCATGCAATCAAATATGGGTGGTTACGGAAATGAACCTGAATATACTCAGTCTGAAGAAGAACCACAACGATTGATCCACGAAGTTAAAAAACCAATTATTCAG GAAGTACgagaaatcatcattccataCCGAAAAGTCGTGCAAGAAGTTCGACCTGCCAAAGAGGAAGTCAAAACTATCGTCAGTCAAGGTCAAGGAGGAGGTtatggcggtggtggtggcggcggCGGCGGCGGTGGTTATGGTGGCTCTTCCGGCGGCGGTGGTGGTTATGGCGGCTCGtccggtggtggtggtggttatggTGGCTCTtctggcggtggtggtggttatggTGGCTCTTCtggaggtggtggtggtg GttatagtggtggtggtggcggcggAAGTGGCGGTTATGGCGGCTCTTccggcggtggtggtggtggatacAGCATGggcggcggtggtggtg GTtatagtagtggtggtggtggtggtggcggttcTTATTAA